From a region of the Paraburkholderia hospita genome:
- a CDS encoding lysozyme has translation MAQPRAVDDDTINLVHQFEGLPELAVANIHPHLDPVGIWTIGRGHAISPDGRFVRGNAGLDQVKTIITCSYVDGRLRRHWGRQDGRSEQTLSPCDLSSKKTIRPRHLDQ, from the coding sequence ATGGCACAACCGCGTGCTGTCGATGACGACACGATCAACCTTGTTCACCAGTTCGAAGGCTTGCCCGAGCTCGCCGTTGCAAACATCCATCCTCATCTGGACCCGGTCGGAATATGGACCATAGGCCGGGGACATGCGATTTCTCCCGATGGTCGTTTCGTTCGAGGAAACGCCGGTCTGGATCAAGTCAAAACAATCATCACGTGTTCGTACGTTGACGGACGGCTGCGGCGGCACTGGGGCCGTCAGGACGGTCGCTCTGAGCAAACGCTCAGTCCCTGCGATCTATCCAGCAAAAAGACAATCCGTCCGCGGCATCTTGATCAGTGA